The following proteins come from a genomic window of Myroides odoratus DSM 2801:
- a CDS encoding efflux RND transporter periplasmic adaptor subunit has product MKTVVYIVSLSAVMGLFSCNTSKQEKEEVKDYPVTTPLVRDTVVTKEYVSQIKSVKNIEIRTQEKGYLEAILVDEGQYITQGQLLFRIRPQLHEAELDKSKAEVAEAQIEVENVENLTRNNIVSTNEKAVALARLQKAKAEMKLAQIHLSYTEIRAPFSGYVGHLAKRLGSLLDEGELLTTLSDNTAMYAYFNVSEVEYLNYKTTPQKQESEAVELVMANSKVLPFKGKIETIEAEFNNETGNIAFRAKFPNPDQLLRNGETGKVRLSIPLAQALILPQKATFERQGQKFVFVVNKEGIIQAKEIVVSYELPDIYVIDSNSLSAKDQVLLEGIQRVKEGDHIHATVQNPIEVLKTLHLSAD; this is encoded by the coding sequence ATGAAAACAGTAGTTTATATTGTTTCTCTAAGCGCTGTAATGGGGTTATTTAGCTGTAATACCTCAAAACAGGAAAAAGAAGAGGTTAAAGATTATCCAGTTACAACACCTTTAGTAAGGGATACAGTTGTAACCAAAGAGTATGTCTCTCAAATTAAATCCGTAAAAAACATTGAAATTCGCACCCAAGAAAAAGGGTATTTAGAAGCGATATTGGTCGATGAAGGGCAATATATCACCCAAGGCCAATTGTTATTTCGAATTCGACCTCAATTGCATGAGGCTGAATTAGATAAATCAAAAGCAGAAGTAGCAGAAGCCCAAATTGAAGTAGAAAATGTAGAAAACTTAACCCGTAATAATATTGTTTCAACCAATGAAAAAGCCGTAGCTCTAGCGCGTTTACAAAAAGCAAAAGCCGAAATGAAATTGGCGCAAATCCACTTGAGTTATACCGAAATTAGAGCGCCATTTTCTGGTTACGTTGGGCATTTAGCTAAGCGTTTAGGTAGTCTATTAGACGAAGGAGAGTTGCTGACTACTTTATCTGACAATACCGCTATGTATGCCTATTTTAATGTATCTGAAGTGGAATATTTAAACTATAAAACAACTCCTCAAAAACAAGAAAGTGAAGCGGTAGAATTGGTGATGGCGAATAGTAAAGTCTTGCCATTTAAGGGGAAAATAGAAACGATAGAAGCAGAATTTAACAATGAAACGGGAAATATAGCTTTTCGTGCAAAATTTCCCAACCCAGATCAATTACTTCGCAATGGCGAAACCGGTAAAGTACGCTTATCTATTCCTTTGGCACAGGCGTTGATTCTTCCGCAAAAAGCAACCTTCGAACGACAAGGACAGAAATTCGTATTTGTCGTAAATAAAGAAGGTATTATACAAGCGAAAGAAATTGTGGTAAGCTATGAATTGCCTGATATTTATGTGATTGACTCCAATAGCCTTTCGGCTAAAGACCAGGTATTACTTGAAGGGATTCAACGCGTAAAAGAAGGAGATCACATTCATGCCACAGTCCAAAATCCCATAGAAGTATTGAAAACGCTGCATTTAAGTGCGGATTAA
- a CDS encoding aminodeoxychorismate synthase component I has protein sequence MGIKDTIISSMNALGKARKPFLFFVDYKGEKGQVIPLDEVDAEEILFAFNGVTNQEIQPACKKLQLHAYPLSFETYQNRFNQVIEQIQKGNTYLMNLTVSTPIEIDGSLQDVFYASKAKYKLWVKDQMICFSPEIFIQIKENRIYSFPMKGTIDATIPQAETLILQDEKETAEHYTIVDLIRNDLNIVAKKVGVDRFRYLDKLQTTKGELLQMSSQISGDLEAGWQDNIGDILNQLLPAGSITGSPKEKTVAIIEAVEEYDREYYTGVCGLFTGDSLDTAVMIRFIEQQGQQLYYKSGGGITFSSEAQKEYQEILQKIYIPF, from the coding sequence ATGGGCATCAAAGATACAATTATCTCAAGTATGAATGCATTGGGAAAGGCGAGAAAACCTTTTTTATTTTTTGTGGATTACAAAGGAGAAAAAGGGCAAGTCATTCCTTTAGATGAGGTTGATGCTGAGGAAATTTTATTTGCTTTTAATGGAGTAACCAATCAAGAGATTCAACCAGCGTGTAAGAAACTGCAACTTCACGCTTATCCACTTTCCTTTGAAACCTACCAAAATAGATTTAATCAAGTAATTGAACAAATTCAAAAGGGAAATACCTATCTGATGAATTTAACGGTTTCTACCCCTATCGAAATAGATGGAAGCTTACAAGATGTTTTTTATGCAAGTAAAGCCAAATACAAGCTTTGGGTAAAAGATCAGATGATTTGTTTTTCTCCTGAAATCTTCATTCAAATCAAAGAGAATCGCATCTATTCTTTTCCAATGAAAGGAACCATTGACGCTACAATTCCACAAGCAGAAACCTTAATTCTCCAAGATGAAAAGGAAACGGCAGAACATTATACGATTGTTGATTTAATTCGCAATGATTTGAATATAGTGGCTAAAAAAGTAGGCGTTGATCGCTTTCGCTATTTGGATAAACTCCAAACTACCAAGGGAGAGTTATTGCAAATGAGTTCGCAAATCAGCGGTGATTTAGAAGCAGGATGGCAAGACAACATAGGCGATATTTTAAATCAGCTGTTACCTGCAGGGTCTATTACAGGATCTCCTAAAGAAAAAACGGTAGCTATTATTGAAGCAGTAGAGGAATACGACCGGGAGTATTATACAGGTGTTTGTGGACTTTTTACTGGAGATTCACTAGATACGGCTGTGATGATTCGCTTTATTGAACAACAAGGACAACAGCTGTATTACAAAAGTGGAGGAGGAATTACTTTTAGTAGTGAGGCTCAGAAAGAATACCAGGAGATTTTGCAAAAAATATACATTCCATTCTAG
- a CDS encoding anthranilate synthase component II: MSQKKEIIIIDNRDSFTYNLYQIFDEHPLCNIHIVQSDQVQLDDLAVYDQLVLSPGPDVPRAYPILFDIIARYEHSKPILGVCLGHQAIGEYYGAELYNIAQVFHGQTRFLQLLTPDLLFNNIPDQTPIGLYHSWALSPQNFPETLEITAMSNDQVIMAFAHKTKNVRGIQFHPESYMTPAGRQMLANWIEQ, from the coding sequence ATGAGCCAAAAGAAGGAAATTATAATTATCGATAATCGAGATTCGTTTACTTACAATTTGTATCAAATTTTTGATGAACATCCGCTTTGCAATATCCATATTGTGCAGAGTGATCAAGTGCAGCTAGATGATTTAGCGGTCTATGATCAGTTGGTTTTATCGCCAGGTCCAGATGTGCCTCGCGCCTACCCTATTCTTTTTGATATTATTGCGCGTTATGAGCATTCAAAACCCATCCTTGGTGTTTGTTTAGGTCATCAGGCTATTGGCGAATACTATGGAGCGGAACTATATAATATCGCACAAGTATTTCATGGGCAAACGCGTTTTTTACAGCTCCTTACCCCAGATTTGCTTTTTAACAATATCCCTGACCAAACGCCCATTGGATTATACCATTCTTGGGCGTTATCTCCACAAAACTTCCCAGAAACGCTGGAGATTACAGCAATGAGCAATGATCAAGTTATTATGGCTTTTGCTCATAAAACAAAAAACGTCAGAGGGATTCAATTCCATCCAGAATCCTATATGACTCCAGCAGGTAGACAAATGCTTGCCAATTGGATTGAACAATAA
- the mdtD gene encoding multidrug transporter subunit MdtD: MKAGIIQDPKVQKYLPYLGALAIFMQALDGTILNTGLPSIAKSLGESPLEMQSIIVSYTLTVALLIPLSGWLADRFGTKRIFILAVALFTLGSLFCALSNTLNELIFARIFQAIGGSMMVPVARLTLLYAYPKDQLLKIINFITIPALIGPMLGPTAGGFLVEKLSWHWIFLINLPVGIIAIILARSIIPNFTNKVERFDVLGWIFFSGGLTLLTLVIERWSSPTISVFQLVGLLVLALLLIVAYIAYAKRSSHPLIKLDLFKIKTLNIGLIGNLVTRFGIGGMPLMIPLLLQLGFGYSAFYAGLMMIPQALSNLISRNFVIPIVKRYGYKKTLVFNTIATGILISLFFFVKQDTPFFVIILLMVFNGAFNAVQFTSMNTISLADLDNSTSSDGNSLLSVTQQLAISLGISISAMFLQLFRGSTIDTPDHPTAVFNYTFLVMGILTILSSAVFMKLNKNDGASLSGTQDYDTTKK; encoded by the coding sequence ATGAAAGCTGGAATAATACAAGATCCCAAGGTTCAGAAATACCTTCCCTATTTAGGCGCTTTAGCTATTTTCATGCAAGCTTTAGATGGTACAATTCTAAATACAGGTCTTCCTTCTATCGCTAAAAGTTTAGGAGAATCTCCTCTTGAGATGCAAAGTATTATTGTTTCCTATACCCTAACGGTAGCGTTGTTGATTCCTCTAAGTGGTTGGCTTGCCGATCGATTTGGAACCAAGCGTATTTTTATATTAGCCGTTGCTTTATTCACGTTGGGTTCCCTGTTTTGTGCTTTATCCAATACGTTAAATGAATTAATCTTTGCCCGTATATTTCAGGCTATTGGCGGTTCTATGATGGTTCCTGTAGCCCGATTAACCCTCCTCTATGCCTATCCCAAAGATCAGCTTTTAAAGATCATTAATTTCATTACGATTCCCGCCTTAATTGGTCCAATGTTAGGCCCTACTGCGGGGGGATTTCTAGTAGAAAAATTATCCTGGCACTGGATTTTCTTGATCAACTTACCCGTAGGAATTATTGCCATCATTCTCGCTCGCTCTATTATTCCCAACTTCACCAACAAGGTTGAGCGATTCGATGTGCTTGGATGGATCTTTTTCAGTGGTGGATTGACCTTATTAACCTTGGTTATTGAGCGCTGGAGCTCGCCTACTATATCTGTTTTCCAATTAGTCGGTTTATTGGTCTTAGCCTTATTGCTTATCGTGGCGTATATAGCCTATGCCAAACGAAGTAGTCACCCACTCATAAAGTTAGATTTATTTAAAATCAAAACCTTAAATATTGGGTTGATTGGTAACTTAGTGACGCGATTTGGTATTGGTGGAATGCCATTAATGATTCCCTTACTTCTACAATTAGGTTTTGGATACTCTGCTTTTTATGCCGGTTTGATGATGATTCCACAAGCACTATCCAATTTAATATCTCGAAACTTTGTCATCCCAATTGTGAAGCGCTATGGTTACAAAAAGACTTTGGTATTTAATACCATTGCAACGGGTATACTCATTAGTCTATTTTTCTTTGTCAAGCAAGACACTCCGTTCTTTGTCATTATTTTATTGATGGTGTTTAACGGCGCTTTTAACGCGGTACAATTCACCTCTATGAATACCATTTCCCTTGCAGATTTAGACAATTCAACATCAAGTGATGGAAATAGTTTACTATCAGTTACACAACAATTGGCAATTAGTTTGGGAATTTCCATTTCGGCTATGTTTTTACAACTCTTCCGAGGAAGTACGATTGATACACCCGACCACCCCACAGCAGTATTTAATTATACGTTTTTAGTTATGGGTATTTTAACCATTTTATCAAGTGCTGTTTTTATGAAACTCAATAAAAATGATGGGGCTAGTTTATCTGGCACACAGGATTACGATACGACCAAAAAATAA